A stretch of the Streptomyces ortus genome encodes the following:
- a CDS encoding serine/threonine-protein kinase: MRPVGSKYLLEEPLGRGATGTVWRASQREAAGAEAAVAGQPGETVAIKVLKEELASDPDIVMRFLRERSVLLRLTHPNIVRVRDLVVEGDLLALVMDLIEGPDLHRYLRENGPFSPVAAALLTAQVADALAASHADGVVHRDLKPANVLLQQQGGRMHPLLTDFGIARLADSPGLTRTHEFVGTPAYVAPESAEGRPQTSAVDIYGAGIMLYELVTGRPPFGGGSALEVLHQHLSAEPRRPSTVPDPLWTVIERCLRKNPDERPSAENLARGLRTVAEGIGVHANSAQIAAAEAVGVLLAPDPAPAAVPGEFGAADPTQVLPQGAASYDPNGATSVLPHTGAGAADPTAVLPHRGAADPTAVLPPVPPNQPGAGPEDPHPWQNQLRAARDRNEATQVQSYLDPNEDPLRRRPQRQVAQPPQQQPQQPPSQQPQPRGQRRQRNQQQPPQNQQGYGYPQGGQQGYAPQQQAPQPQRYSAPPQQPQQPAPRPSREPRQRSANPMKIPGLGCLKGCLFTIVILVVAGWAIWEFSPLQGWIGTSKGYWEQLGDWYGKVSEWVGRLN; the protein is encoded by the coding sequence GTGCGGCCGGTAGGCAGCAAGTACCTCCTGGAGGAGCCGCTCGGACGCGGCGCCACGGGCACCGTCTGGCGTGCCAGCCAGCGCGAGGCGGCGGGCGCCGAGGCGGCCGTGGCCGGTCAGCCCGGCGAGACCGTGGCGATCAAGGTCCTCAAGGAGGAGCTCGCGAGCGATCCCGACATCGTGATGCGGTTCCTGCGGGAGCGCTCCGTCCTGCTCCGCCTGACCCACCCGAACATCGTGCGCGTACGGGACCTCGTGGTCGAGGGTGATCTGCTGGCGCTGGTCATGGACCTGATCGAGGGTCCCGACCTGCACCGCTATCTGCGCGAGAACGGCCCGTTCTCGCCGGTCGCCGCGGCCCTCCTCACCGCCCAGGTCGCCGACGCGCTCGCCGCCAGCCACGCCGACGGTGTCGTGCACCGCGACCTGAAGCCGGCGAACGTCCTGCTCCAGCAGCAGGGCGGCCGGATGCACCCGCTGCTGACGGACTTCGGCATCGCCCGCCTCGCCGACTCCCCGGGCCTGACCCGGACCCACGAGTTCGTCGGCACGCCCGCGTACGTGGCGCCCGAGTCCGCCGAGGGCCGCCCGCAGACCTCCGCTGTCGACATCTACGGCGCCGGAATCATGCTGTACGAGCTGGTCACCGGCCGTCCGCCGTTCGGTGGCGGCTCGGCGCTCGAAGTCCTCCACCAGCACCTGAGCGCCGAGCCCCGCAGGCCCTCCACGGTCCCCGACCCGCTGTGGACCGTCATCGAGCGCTGTCTGCGCAAGAACCCCGACGAACGGCCCAGCGCCGAGAACCTCGCCCGCGGTCTGCGTACGGTCGCCGAGGGCATCGGGGTGCACGCGAACTCCGCGCAGATCGCCGCCGCCGAGGCCGTGGGCGTACTCCTCGCCCCGGACCCGGCGCCCGCCGCCGTGCCCGGCGAGTTCGGCGCCGCCGACCCCACCCAGGTGCTGCCGCAGGGCGCCGCCTCGTACGACCCGAACGGCGCGACCAGCGTCCTGCCGCACACCGGCGCGGGCGCGGCCGACCCGACGGCCGTACTGCCCCACCGCGGCGCCGCCGACCCGACGGCCGTGCTGCCGCCGGTGCCGCCGAACCAGCCCGGGGCGGGCCCCGAGGACCCGCACCCCTGGCAGAACCAGCTCCGCGCGGCCCGCGACCGCAACGAGGCGACGCAGGTGCAGTCGTACCTCGACCCGAACGAGGACCCGCTGCGCCGCCGCCCGCAGCGGCAGGTAGCCCAGCCGCCCCAGCAGCAGCCGCAGCAGCCGCCGTCCCAGCAGCCGCAGCCGCGCGGACAGCGCAGGCAGCGGAACCAGCAGCAGCCGCCCCAGAACCAGCAGGGATACGGCTACCCGCAGGGCGGGCAGCAGGGGTACGCCCCTCAGCAGCAGGCCCCCCAGCCCCAGCGGTACTCCGCGCCGCCGCAGCAGCCCCAGCAGCCCGCGCCGCGTCCGTCGCGCGAGCCCCGGCAGCGCAGCGCCAACCCGATGAAGATCCCCGGACTCGGCTGCCTCAAGGGGTGCCTGTTCACGATCGTCATCCTGGTCGTGGCCGGCTGGGCGATCTGGGAGTTCAGCCCGCTGCAGGGCTGGATCGGCACGTCGAAGGGCTACTGGGAGCAGTTGGGGGACTGGTACGGCAAGGTCTCCGAGTGGGTCGGAAGGCTCAACTGA
- a CDS encoding serine/threonine-protein kinase, which yields MVRKIGSRYTAHQILGRGSAGTVWLGEGPEGPVAIKLLREDLASDQELVGRFVQERTALLGLDHPHVVSVRDLVVDGTDLALVMDLVRGTDLRTRLDRERRLAPEAAVAIVADVADGLAAAHAAGVVHRDVKPENVLLDMQGPLGPGGSHPALLTDFGVAKLIDSPRRTRATKIIGTPDYLAPEIIEGLPPRAAVDIYALATVLYELLAGFTPFGGGHPGAVLRRHVTETVVPLPGIPEELWQLLVQCLAKAPASRLRASELGERLREQLPLLAGMPPLDVDEPDGEAEGAYEDAAPAAEPEAPRERVRRGAVPLVPGAKPDSNRDTHTSMRVPGPDELAGCAGYRAGAPGGGAPRPGSARHRASARRRRITLGVAGWRSSRPWGWAWLATSGNDGVVRPPTREQRACLSLTAGVRHRMGAPPPGPRCAVPRAPG from the coding sequence TTGGTACGGAAGATCGGCAGCCGGTACACCGCGCACCAGATCCTGGGACGGGGCAGCGCCGGCACGGTGTGGCTGGGTGAGGGCCCCGAGGGGCCTGTCGCCATCAAGCTGCTGCGCGAGGACCTGGCGTCCGACCAGGAGCTGGTGGGACGGTTCGTGCAGGAGCGGACGGCCCTGCTGGGCCTCGACCATCCGCACGTCGTCTCCGTGCGCGACCTGGTCGTCGACGGCACCGACCTCGCCCTCGTCATGGACCTCGTCCGCGGCACGGACCTGCGGACCCGGCTCGACCGGGAGCGGCGCCTCGCGCCCGAGGCGGCCGTCGCGATCGTCGCCGACGTCGCCGACGGGCTCGCCGCGGCGCACGCGGCGGGCGTCGTGCACCGGGACGTGAAGCCCGAGAACGTGCTGCTCGACATGCAGGGGCCGCTCGGGCCCGGCGGTTCGCACCCCGCGCTGCTCACGGACTTCGGCGTCGCCAAACTCATCGACTCACCGCGGCGCACCCGCGCGACGAAGATCATCGGTACGCCGGACTACCTGGCGCCGGAGATCATCGAGGGGCTGCCCCCGCGGGCGGCCGTCGACATCTACGCGCTGGCGACCGTGCTGTACGAGCTGCTCGCGGGCTTCACGCCCTTCGGCGGCGGGCATCCGGGGGCGGTGCTGCGGCGGCACGTCACCGAGACCGTCGTCCCGCTGCCCGGGATCCCGGAGGAGCTGTGGCAGCTGCTCGTGCAGTGTCTGGCGAAGGCGCCGGCGTCGCGGCTGCGGGCGTCCGAGCTGGGGGAGCGGCTGCGTGAGCAGCTGCCGCTGCTGGCCGGGATGCCGCCGCTGGACGTCGACGAGCCCGACGGGGAGGCCGAGGGGGCCTACGAGGACGCGGCGCCCGCCGCCGAGCCGGAGGCGCCGCGGGAGCGGGTGCGGCGCGGGGCCGTTCCGCTGGTGCCGGGGGCCAAGCCGGACTCGAACCGGGACACGCACACGTCCATGCGGGTGCCGGGGCCGGACGAGCTGGCGGGGTGCGCTGGGTACCGCGCGGGCGCCCCGGGCGGGGGGGCGCCGCGGCCGGGGTCCGCGCGGCATCGCGCTTCCGCTCGGCGGCGGAGGATCACGTTGGGGGTGGCGGGGTGGCGCTCGTCGCGGCCGTGGGGGTGGGCGTGGTTGGCCACGTCGGGGAACGACGGGGTGGTTCGCCCTCCGACCAGAGAGCAGCGCGCCTGCCTCTCCCTGACCGCGGGAGTCCGACACCGCATGGGGGCTCCGCCCCCTGGCCCCCGGTGCGCAGTTCCCCGCGCCCCTGGGTGA
- the prfB gene encoding peptide chain release factor 2, whose product MAVVDVSEELKSLSSTMESIEAVLDLDKLRADIAALEEQAAAPSLWDDPDEAQKITSKLSHLQAEVRKAETLRGRIDDLSVLFEMAEEEDDPDTRAEAETELTAVKKALDEMEVRTLLSGEYDAREAVVTIRAEAGGVDASDFAEKLQRMYLRWAERHGYKTELYETSYAEEAGIKSTTFAVHVPYAYGTLSVEQGTHRLVRISPFDNQGRRQTSFAGVEILPVVEQTDHIEIDESELRVDVYRSSGPGGQGVNTTDSAVRLTHLPTGIVVSCQNERSQIQNKASAMNVLQAKLLERRRQEEQAKMNALKGDGGNSWGNQMRSYVLHPYQMVKDLRTECEVGNPEAVFNGEIDGFLEAGIRWRKQQEK is encoded by the coding sequence GTGGCAGTCGTCGATGTTTCCGAAGAGCTCAAGTCCCTCTCCTCGACCATGGAGTCGATCGAGGCCGTCCTGGACCTCGACAAGCTGAGGGCGGACATCGCCGCGCTCGAGGAGCAGGCGGCGGCGCCGTCCCTGTGGGACGACCCCGATGAGGCGCAGAAGATCACCAGCAAGCTGAGCCACCTCCAGGCCGAGGTGCGCAAGGCCGAAACCCTCCGCGGACGCATCGACGATCTCAGCGTGCTGTTCGAGATGGCCGAGGAGGAGGACGACCCGGACACCCGTGCCGAGGCCGAGACCGAGCTCACCGCCGTCAAGAAGGCCCTGGACGAGATGGAGGTCCGCACCCTGCTCTCCGGGGAGTACGACGCCCGTGAGGCCGTCGTCACCATCCGTGCCGAGGCAGGAGGCGTCGACGCCTCCGACTTCGCCGAGAAGCTCCAGCGGATGTACCTGCGCTGGGCCGAGCGCCACGGCTACAAGACGGAGCTCTACGAGACCTCGTACGCGGAAGAGGCCGGCATCAAGTCGACCACCTTCGCCGTCCACGTCCCGTACGCCTACGGGACGCTCTCCGTCGAGCAGGGGACGCACCGCCTGGTGCGGATCTCGCCGTTCGACAACCAGGGCCGCCGCCAGACGTCGTTCGCCGGTGTCGAGATCCTGCCCGTGGTCGAGCAGACCGACCACATCGAGATCGACGAGTCCGAGCTGCGCGTGGACGTGTACCGGTCGTCGGGACCGGGCGGCCAGGGCGTCAACACCACCGACTCCGCTGTCCGGCTGACCCACCTCCCCACCGGTATCGTCGTCTCCTGCCAGAACGAGCGCTCGCAGATCCAGAACAAGGCGTCCGCGATGAACGTCCTCCAGGCCAAGCTCCTTGAGCGCCGCCGCCAGGAGGAGCAGGCCAAGATGAACGCGCTCAAGGGCGACGGCGGCAACTCCTGGGGCAACCAGATGCGTTCGTACGTCCTGCACCCGTACCAGATGGTCAAGGACCTGCGCACGGAATGCGAAGTCGGAAACCCCGAGGCCGTTTTCAACGGTGAGATCGACGGTTTCCTGGAGGCCGGAATTCGCTGGCGCAAGCAGCAGGAGAAGTAA
- a CDS encoding LPXTG cell wall anchor domain-containing protein — MTKKTRIRIARIAAGAVIAAGASLTAAGAASALDVGVDVAGLNVGASVDEGGVAVGISADDPTTPPPTDPTEIPTDPPTDPPTTDPTDPTEEPTDPTEEPTEPTEEPTDDPTTPGNGGENGTGGGNGNGNSNGGGNDNSADSADGAGSQVVEQGAGKESLTDTGSDTSAQGTGGELAETGAAENITYLLIGAATMIAGGIGFRMLPRLVNGRGAAA; from the coding sequence ATGACCAAGAAGACGCGGATCCGGATCGCGCGGATAGCCGCCGGCGCCGTGATCGCCGCCGGTGCCTCTCTGACCGCCGCCGGTGCCGCCTCGGCGCTCGACGTGGGTGTCGACGTCGCCGGGCTGAACGTCGGCGCCAGCGTCGACGAGGGCGGTGTCGCCGTCGGTATCTCCGCCGACGACCCGACGACCCCGCCGCCGACCGACCCGACCGAGATTCCGACGGACCCGCCGACGGACCCGCCCACCACGGACCCCACCGACCCCACGGAGGAGCCCACCGACCCCACCGAGGAGCCCACTGAGCCCACGGAGGAGCCCACCGACGACCCGACCACGCCCGGCAACGGCGGCGAGAACGGGACCGGCGGCGGGAACGGCAACGGCAACAGCAACGGCGGTGGCAACGACAACAGCGCCGACAGCGCCGACGGTGCCGGCTCCCAGGTCGTCGAGCAGGGTGCGGGCAAGGAGAGCCTGACCGACACCGGCTCGGACACCTCCGCCCAGGGCACCGGCGGCGAGCTGGCCGAGACCGGTGCCGCCGAGAACATCACCTACCTGCTGATCGGCGCCGCGACGATGATCGCCGGCGGCATCGGCTTCCGTATGCTGCCGCGCCTCGTGAACGGCCGCGGCGCAGCTGCCTGA
- the ftsE gene encoding cell division ATP-binding protein FtsE, giving the protein MIRFDNVSKVYAKQTHPALRDVSLEVERGEFVFLVGSSGSGKSTFLRLILREERASQGQVHVLGKDLARISNWKVPQMRRQLGTVFQDFRLLPNKTVAENVAFAQEVIGKSKGEIRKSVPQVLDLVGLGGKEDRMPGELSGGEQQRVAIARAFVNRPKLLIADEPTGNLDPQTSVGIMKLLDRINRTGTTVVMATHDQNIVDQMRKRVIELEKGRLVRDQARGVYGYQH; this is encoded by the coding sequence GTGATCCGATTCGACAATGTCTCCAAGGTCTACGCCAAGCAGACCCACCCCGCTCTCCGGGATGTCTCCCTGGAGGTGGAGCGCGGCGAGTTCGTGTTCCTCGTGGGGTCATCCGGCTCCGGAAAGTCCACCTTCCTGCGGCTGATCCTGCGCGAGGAGCGGGCCAGCCAGGGGCAGGTGCACGTACTGGGCAAGGACCTCGCGCGCATCTCCAACTGGAAGGTGCCGCAGATGCGCCGCCAGCTGGGGACCGTGTTCCAGGACTTCCGCCTCCTGCCCAACAAGACGGTCGCCGAGAACGTCGCCTTCGCGCAGGAAGTGATCGGCAAGTCCAAGGGCGAGATCCGCAAGTCCGTGCCCCAGGTGCTCGACCTCGTCGGCCTCGGCGGCAAGGAGGACCGGATGCCCGGCGAGCTGTCCGGCGGTGAGCAGCAACGCGTGGCCATCGCGAGAGCGTTCGTGAACCGGCCCAAGCTGCTGATCGCGGACGAGCCCACCGGAAACCTGGACCCGCAGACCTCCGTCGGCATCATGAAGCTGCTCGACCGGATCAACCGGACCGGGACCACCGTCGTGATGGCGACGCACGACCAGAACATCGTGGACCAGATGCGCAAGCGCGTCATCGAGCTGGAGAAGGGTCGCCTCGTCCGCGACCAGGCGCGCGGCGTCTACGGCTATCAGCACTGA
- the ftsX gene encoding permease-like cell division protein FtsX has product MRAQFVLSEIGVGLRRNLTMTFAVVVSVALSLALFGGSLLMSDQVSTMKGYWYDKVNVSIFLCNKSDAESDPNCAKGAVTSEQKKQIETDLGKMAVVDNVTHESSDEAYKHYKEQFGDSPLAASLTPDQMQESFRVKLTDPEKYQVIATAFDGRDGVQSVQDQKGILDNLFGLLNGMNWAARAVMAMMLVVALMLIVNTVRVSAFSRRRETGIMRLVGASGFYIQAPFIMEAAVAGLIGGGVACAFLVIARYFIIDHGLALSEKLNLINFIGWDAVLTKLPLILATSLLMPALAAFFALRKYLKV; this is encoded by the coding sequence ATGCGCGCCCAGTTCGTTCTGTCGGAGATCGGTGTCGGTCTCCGCCGCAATCTCACGATGACCTTCGCGGTCGTCGTCTCCGTCGCCCTGTCCCTCGCCCTGTTCGGTGGTTCGCTCCTGATGAGCGACCAGGTGAGCACGATGAAGGGCTACTGGTACGACAAGGTCAACGTCTCGATCTTCCTCTGCAACAAGTCCGACGCGGAGTCCGACCCCAACTGCGCCAAGGGGGCGGTCACCAGCGAGCAGAAGAAGCAGATCGAGACCGACCTCGGCAAGATGGCCGTCGTCGACAACGTCACGCACGAGTCGAGCGACGAGGCGTACAAGCACTACAAGGAGCAGTTCGGCGACTCCCCGCTGGCGGCCTCGCTGACCCCGGACCAGATGCAGGAGTCCTTCCGCGTCAAGCTGACGGACCCGGAGAAGTACCAGGTCATCGCGACCGCCTTCGATGGCCGTGACGGCGTGCAGTCCGTGCAGGACCAGAAGGGCATCCTCGACAACCTCTTCGGGCTGCTCAACGGCATGAACTGGGCGGCGCGGGCGGTGATGGCGATGATGCTCGTCGTCGCGCTGATGCTGATCGTCAACACCGTGCGCGTCTCCGCCTTCAGTCGTCGGCGTGAGACCGGGATCATGCGCCTGGTGGGCGCCTCCGGCTTCTACATCCAGGCGCCGTTCATCATGGAGGCCGCCGTCGCCGGACTGATCGGCGGTGGTGTCGCCTGCGCCTTCCTGGTGATCGCGCGGTACTTCATCATCGACCACGGCCTAGCCCTGTCCGAGAAGCTGAATCTGATCAACTTCATCGGCTGGGACGCCGTTCTCACGAAGCTGCCGCTGATCCTCGCCACCAGCCTTCTGATGCCCGCGCTGGCCGCGTTCTTCGCGTTGCGCAAGTACTTGAAGGTGTGA
- a CDS encoding S41 family peptidase encodes MSGRDLFCQPRRIRRGAALTLVFASVLAAGAATGAFDTPGRKSVTPAARTAQGGHQGDVADAAAEAMADGKSPVEAAERAVSRSGDRWGAVYSQGEYEEFEDALDGQYTGVGLWARRERGGRIEVTRVRSGSPAATAGIRKGDRLRSVDGHRVDGRPVTEVVSLLRGDATGADAGTTVDLGLQRGTHAWSETLRRARLSTDSVSVRELPGGVTVIKVAAFTKGSGDLVRTAVADAPADEGIVLDLRGNSGGLVTEAVTAASAFLDGGLVATYDVNGDQKALHADPGGDTARPLVALVDGGTMSAAELLTGGLQDRGRAVVVGSRTFGKGSVQMPSRLPDGSVAELTVGHYRTPSGRTVDARGITPDLEAEEGALERAETVLSGLGDAE; translated from the coding sequence ATGTCAGGCCGTGACCTGTTCTGTCAGCCCCGCCGCATCCGCCGCGGGGCGGCCCTGACGTTGGTCTTCGCGAGCGTCCTCGCGGCGGGCGCCGCGACCGGCGCGTTCGACACCCCCGGCCGGAAATCCGTCACCCCGGCGGCCCGTACCGCGCAGGGGGGCCACCAGGGCGACGTCGCCGACGCCGCCGCCGAGGCGATGGCCGACGGCAAGTCGCCCGTGGAGGCCGCCGAGCGGGCCGTCAGCCGCAGCGGCGACCGCTGGGGCGCCGTCTACTCCCAGGGCGAGTACGAGGAGTTCGAGGACGCCCTCGACGGCCAGTACACCGGAGTCGGCCTCTGGGCCCGGCGCGAGCGCGGCGGACGCATCGAGGTGACCCGGGTCCGGTCGGGCTCGCCCGCTGCGACCGCCGGGATCCGCAAGGGCGACCGGCTGCGCAGCGTCGACGGCCACCGCGTCGACGGCAGGCCCGTCACCGAGGTCGTCTCGTTGCTGCGGGGCGACGCCACCGGCGCCGACGCGGGCACCACCGTCGACCTCGGCCTGCAGCGCGGCACGCACGCGTGGAGCGAGACCCTGCGCCGGGCGCGGCTGTCCACCGACTCCGTGAGCGTGCGCGAGCTTCCCGGCGGCGTCACCGTGATCAAGGTCGCCGCCTTCACCAAGGGCTCCGGGGACCTCGTACGGACCGCGGTGGCCGACGCGCCCGCGGACGAGGGGATCGTCCTCGACCTGCGGGGCAACTCCGGCGGCCTGGTCACCGAGGCCGTCACCGCCGCCTCCGCCTTCCTCGACGGCGGCCTGGTGGCCACGTACGACGTGAACGGCGACCAGAAGGCCCTGCACGCCGATCCCGGCGGCGACACCGCCAGACCGCTGGTCGCGCTCGTCGACGGCGGCACGATGAGCGCGGCGGAGCTCCTCACCGGCGGGCTGCAGGACCGTGGCCGCGCGGTCGTCGTGGGCTCCAGGACCTTCGGCAAGGGCTCGGTGCAGATGCCGAGCCGGCTGCCGGACGGCTCGGTCGCCGAACTGACGGTCGGCCACTACCGCACCCCCTCCGGGCGCACGGTGGACGCCCGGGGCATCACCCCCGACCTGGAGGCCGAGGAGGGCGCGCTGGAGCGCGCCGAGACCGTCCTGAGCGGGCTCGGGGACGCCGAATGA
- the smpB gene encoding SsrA-binding protein SmpB, whose protein sequence is MYVPKESQPKQGGGAKAAVKDGKRKIVAQNKKARHDYAIIDVYEAGLVLTGTEVKSLRQGRASLADGFVQIDGNEAWLHNAHIPEYSQGSWTNHSARRKRKLLLHREEIDKLASKSEETGHTIVPLVLYFKDGRAKAEIALARGKKEYDKRQTLREKQDRRESDRAIAAVKRKQRGE, encoded by the coding sequence ATGTACGTACCGAAGGAATCCCAGCCGAAGCAGGGAGGTGGCGCCAAGGCCGCCGTCAAGGACGGCAAGCGCAAGATCGTCGCGCAGAACAAGAAGGCCCGGCACGACTACGCGATCATCGATGTCTACGAGGCCGGGCTCGTGCTCACCGGCACCGAGGTGAAGTCGCTGCGCCAGGGGCGCGCCTCGCTGGCCGACGGCTTCGTGCAGATCGACGGGAACGAGGCGTGGCTGCACAACGCCCACATCCCCGAGTACAGCCAGGGCAGCTGGACCAACCACTCCGCGCGCCGCAAGCGCAAGCTGCTCCTGCACCGCGAGGAGATCGACAAGCTGGCCTCGAAGTCGGAGGAGACGGGCCACACCATCGTGCCCCTCGTCCTGTACTTCAAGGACGGCCGCGCGAAGGCCGAGATCGCGCTGGCCCGCGGCAAGAAGGAATACGACAAGCGCCAGACCCTCCGTGAGAAGCAGGACCGGCGTGAGTCGGACCGGGCGATCGCGGCGGTCAAGCGCAAGCAGCGCGGCGAGTAG
- the dacB gene encoding D-alanyl-D-alanine carboxypeptidase/D-alanyl-D-alanine endopeptidase: MRRLAETGETGETGETNRSHKPRRRAWTWAVVLGVLVAGLGWSAPAGADPGTSGLPEAIDTILGDSRMEGGAASVVVAEAASGDLLYQHAPTSRLMPASNTKLPTSAAAMEILGPDHTFTTDVLAAGRRHGATLKGDLYLRGTGDPTALAADYDSLAAQVAASGVSRVDGRLLADDTRFDRNRLGRAWAADDESSYYSAQISALSVAPDTDYDTGSVIVEVAPGAAAGDKPKVTVTPKTTYVNFDVRATTVAAGGANDLTVEREHGTNTIVVSGTTPVGGSGAQEWVSVWEPTGYAAAVFRDALTAHGVQVTGATRLGRATPATARRLASHASMPLKDLLIPFMKLSNNMHAEILTKTMGLKVSGEGSWSAGLAAVSGYLKGVGVDPGKLRQVDGSGLSRMNNLTAGQFAKLLLAVRAEPWYAAWRTSLPVACAPERFVGGTLRTRMCGTPAALNAVGKTGSLTGASALSGYVKDADGRELVYSIVLNNYLAASVKPLEDAIVVTLARSTADATATVKPTGPGARSAERTTDLECSWRKPARC, encoded by the coding sequence ATGAGACGACTCGCAGAGACCGGAGAGACCGGAGAGACCGGAGAGACCAACAGATCTCACAAGCCGCGCCGACGGGCGTGGACTTGGGCCGTGGTGCTCGGTGTGCTGGTGGCCGGGCTCGGCTGGAGCGCGCCCGCCGGAGCCGACCCGGGCACCAGCGGGCTGCCGGAGGCCATCGACACCATCCTCGGGGACAGCCGGATGGAGGGCGGGGCGGCGAGCGTCGTGGTCGCCGAGGCCGCGAGCGGGGACCTGCTCTACCAGCATGCGCCCACCTCACGGCTGATGCCCGCCTCCAACACCAAGCTGCCCACCTCGGCCGCGGCGATGGAGATCCTCGGCCCCGACCACACCTTCACCACGGACGTCCTCGCGGCCGGCCGCCGGCACGGCGCCACACTCAAGGGCGACCTGTATCTGCGCGGCACCGGCGACCCGACCGCCCTGGCCGCGGACTACGACTCCCTGGCCGCACAGGTCGCCGCGTCCGGCGTCAGCCGCGTCGACGGGCGGCTCCTGGCCGACGACACCCGCTTCGACCGGAACCGCCTGGGCCGCGCCTGGGCGGCCGACGACGAGTCCTCGTACTACTCGGCGCAGATCAGCGCGCTGAGCGTCGCCCCGGACACCGACTACGACACCGGCTCGGTGATCGTGGAGGTCGCCCCGGGTGCCGCCGCCGGTGACAAACCGAAGGTCACCGTCACCCCGAAGACGACGTACGTGAACTTCGACGTACGGGCCACGACCGTCGCCGCGGGCGGGGCGAACGACCTCACCGTGGAGCGCGAGCACGGCACCAACACGATCGTCGTCAGCGGTACGACCCCGGTCGGCGGCTCCGGCGCCCAGGAGTGGGTCAGCGTGTGGGAGCCCACCGGCTACGCCGCCGCCGTGTTCCGTGACGCGCTCACCGCGCACGGCGTGCAGGTGACCGGCGCGACCCGGCTCGGCCGCGCCACCCCCGCGACGGCCCGGCGGCTCGCCTCGCACGCCTCCATGCCGCTGAAGGACCTGCTGATCCCGTTCATGAAGCTGTCGAACAACATGCACGCCGAGATCCTCACCAAGACCATGGGCCTGAAGGTCTCCGGAGAAGGCAGCTGGAGCGCCGGGCTCGCCGCCGTCAGCGGCTACCTCAAGGGCGTCGGCGTCGACCCGGGCAAGCTGCGGCAGGTCGACGGCTCCGGGCTCTCCCGGATGAACAACCTCACCGCGGGGCAGTTCGCCAAGCTGCTGCTCGCGGTACGGGCCGAGCCCTGGTACGCCGCCTGGCGCACGTCCCTGCCGGTCGCCTGCGCCCCCGAGCGTTTCGTGGGCGGCACCCTGCGCACCAGGATGTGCGGGACGCCCGCGGCCCTCAACGCGGTCGGCAAGACCGGTTCGCTGACCGGGGCGTCCGCGCTCTCCGGGTACGTGAAGGACGCGGACGGACGCGAACTCGTCTACAGCATCGTGCTCAACAACTACCTCGCCGCGTCAGTGAAGCCGCTGGAGGACGCGATCGTGGTGACGCTCGCCCGGTCCACGGCGGACGCGACCGCGACGGTGAAGCCGACGGGTCCGGGCGCGCGCTCGGCCGAGCGGACCACGGACCTGGAGTGTTCGTGGCGCAAACCGGCAAGGTGCTGA
- a CDS encoding LacI family DNA-binding transcriptional regulator, with product MVKITDVARHAGVSPSTVSYALSGKRPISEETRQRVEDSIRELGYRPHAGARALASSRSNVLALVVPLRAGIHVPVVMQFAVSVVTAARRHDHDVLLLTQEEGEEGLRRVADTALVDALIVMDVQLHDARLPLLRALDRPSVLIGFPAEADGLTCIDLDFEAAGELCVEHLAGLGHRVIALVGSPPEVYVRETGFAQRVVRGFTAAADRNGLSSSVHPCEADPAAARQIAERLLRERPALTGVVVHNEPVLEPLIDAFEALGLRVPGDLSVTAICPDELAGRVRVPVTSVAIPAAEVGAGSVELLMKKLGGAPVPQATLLPPRLTVRTSTRSRP from the coding sequence ATGGTGAAGATCACCGATGTGGCCCGGCACGCGGGGGTCTCCCCCAGCACCGTCTCGTACGCGCTGAGCGGCAAGCGCCCGATCTCCGAGGAGACCCGGCAGCGCGTCGAGGACAGCATCCGCGAGCTGGGCTACCGGCCGCACGCGGGTGCCCGGGCCCTCGCGAGCAGCCGGTCGAACGTGCTGGCGCTCGTGGTCCCGCTGCGGGCCGGCATCCACGTGCCGGTCGTCATGCAGTTCGCGGTGTCCGTGGTGACGGCCGCCCGCCGCCACGACCACGACGTGCTGCTGCTCACCCAGGAGGAGGGCGAGGAGGGGCTGCGGCGGGTCGCGGACACCGCCCTCGTGGACGCGCTGATCGTGATGGACGTCCAGCTCCACGACGCACGCCTGCCGTTGTTACGGGCCCTGGACCGGCCCTCGGTCCTCATCGGCTTCCCGGCCGAGGCCGACGGTCTGACCTGCATCGACCTGGACTTCGAGGCGGCGGGCGAGCTGTGCGTCGAGCATCTGGCGGGGCTCGGCCACCGGGTGATCGCCCTGGTGGGCTCACCGCCCGAGGTGTACGTGCGCGAGACCGGGTTCGCCCAGCGGGTCGTCCGGGGCTTCACCGCGGCGGCCGACCGCAACGGCCTCTCCTCCTCGGTCCACCCGTGCGAGGCGGACCCGGCGGCGGCCCGGCAGATCGCCGAGCGGCTCCTGCGGGAACGGCCCGCCCTGACGGGGGTCGTGGTCCACAACGAGCCGGTCCTGGAACCGCTGATCGACGCCTTCGAAGCGCTCGGGCTGCGGGTGCCGGGCGATCTGTCGGTCACCGCGATCTGCCCGGACGAGCTGGCCGGCCGCGTCCGCGTGCCCGTCACCTCCGTCGCCATACCGGCCGCCGAGGTGGGCGCCGGATCGGTGGAGCTGCTGATGAAGAAACTGGGTGGCGCGCCGGTACCGCAGGCCACGCTGCTGCCGCCCCGACTGACGGTACGAACGAGCACCAGGTCGCGCCCCTGA